ttgagtAGCTTGCAGACACTGTTAATGCCACTGTGACTTGCTCAGAATAGCCCTGCTTGCCCCCAATACATGCTAAGATGGCAGTTTCCTGGGATATTTGCTGTGGAGCGTGATCTCTAGCCATGCAATCTAATCCCATCTGTGGGGAATAATTGATGGCATAAGCTTTTCAGTAGCATCCCTTCCCCCACCCATGCCTTCAGCTGTGCCTTAGGGCAGTAAATACATGTTCTGCTTGActgctgtttcctttcctcctgggTCAAACAGCTAATCCTGGCGCTAGAGGTAAGGGTGGGTTTAATTTACAAGCATAGATCATACCTAATTCTGCAGGTATGTGCAAGTGTGCAAGTGAAACATGTATATATTTACTACATAATACACTGGTGACAGAGGTCTGTCAGATGACTTGGAAAGATCCTAGTTCCAAACTATTCTTGCAGTTGACTTTACTGTAGTTTGTGAGCACAGTTGGACATTACTGCTGATAACCGTTAGACATTCTAGATACTTTCAGCTGCGCTGAAACAAGAAAACATGATAGATCTTGTACATCCTTCTGTATAAATGGGCAGCTGGTGTAAGATGTGGATTTTCTAAGGAATGAGTTAACTCATAAATCAATCCAGTATTATTAATTGAGGACCATGAAAAATCAGCCTTATAGCAAGTTTAAAGTTCAACTGCAGATATTAGTTGAACTGATGAATTGCCCAGCttctaaataaaaaatcctGGTTGGTGTGAGTCATTATTGATGAACACACTTGCCATTCTGTTCTAATTCCTCTCTAGTGGGTAAGACATATTTAAGACTCAGTTTGAATAGAATATTCTGCTTTAGTTTTGATTTATGTATAGTGCTTGTGATCTTGGGAGTGCTGAACGAATGTTGCAAAGTTAAAGTTTGTGTTTGCATAGGTGATGTTTATTCTATTGAAGAGCAGTTTGTCTGGAGACTGGTTTGAACAGTTATGCCAGTTAGTCCTTGACACTgccatttaaaatactttttaattttctttgagcAGTTGACACACAAGGCGTTTAACCTGTCAGTCTCTTAAAATTCATATCAGTGTAACTGAATCATGCAGTGCAGAGTGTGAGAAACCTAGTGCTGGTAAAAACAAATGttcagtattaatttttttctggttatgcaaaatattctgtttatAGCCAAGTTACAAGCTTAGCAAGTAGCTCAAGTGCCAAACTGAGTTGTCCTCTTTTAATTTCTAGCAGTAGGATGCATCAGAAAGTAGAACTCtgataataaaatctttcttaCATCTTTTAGTGGGTGGAACCCTACACACTAATATTCTGTGATTAGGAGAATGCATATGTGCCAGATGTATACCTTTCTGTGGTGTTTGAGTACagtttttggggaaaaaaatctcagctgttCATGTGAATAAGAAACTATGACTGCCAAGTGCTGACAAGAGattcataataaaaattaaaaagcatagGAATTTAAAAATGGATATCTTTGCAGTGCTTTTATTCCAGTAGGTGTATAAGAGTTCTGCATGGCTGGATTGCAGACCATTCAGTGCTCAGTGAAACACAGATGGTGTGGTTGGACACTGGTTTTAAAGGGAAGTCTGAGTTGCCTGGACCTGTGTTCTGTGTTCCAGAATGCAGTTGCACAAGTTGCTGCAGGTTCCTGTTGAGTTATCTGAGTGATGTAAACATGGAGGAACTTGCTCTTTGCAGCTGGGCAAGGAAACAAGTGTTCTGTGGCATGTAAATACAATCTTTAGCCTTTAAACATGAGTGTGGGTAAGAAAAGATGGTATCAAATGAATCAGTCATACTCTGGGAACAGAAGCAAGGCTGGAATGGAGGAGCTTTTTACAGCGAGATGTTTGTGAACACTCTTTCTTATTAGAGCCACTGACACAGGAAAAGGTTTTGTGTTGCTTCTCCCTCCACTCTACCTTGATAATCCTGAAGATTAGAAGGTAATGGCCATTTCTGTGGGAAAATAAACCTAGGAGAGTACAAGATGTCTAGAGCAACAAAGCAAAGGGTGCAAGAAAAGTCAAgtcatctttaaaaatatattaggAAAAGAAGAACAACTAAAGCAGTGCTTTCCAacctgtggtttttatttcatttggcttgaattttttttcagcttatgAAAGAAGAGAGGGGAAGAGCTGCTTTTTGTGCTATTCTTGGCATCCTGTTACTGCCCTCtgcttaattttgaaaaatgcaggGTCAAAGGAGAGCTTTTATTAGGTGATACTAAGTCAAGACTAAACATAAACTTGGCAGAAGTAATTGCATAAGATTGTTCAGAAGGTCTCCTGACTCTTATTTTGTTCTggagtctttttttcttccccatcctgctggggaACTTCAGGTATGGCATATAAgtagtttaaaaattattatataggaccagacaaaaaaaccctacccACCACATTAATTTGTATATGATTGCCATGTGTAATTACATATAAATAGAGAAACTAGCACATGATTAATCTTGGTGCAGTTTGAAAAAGGATTTGTGAATTCTAATTGACAACATGGAGTTTTTAAAGCAAGGGGAAACGGCTGCcacttttttaattttaagaatttttacAATAGCTTAAGCAAATATCATGGTCATCATAGCTTTGGAAgttctttttaataatttcaggTATGTGAAACAAGGAAGTTCTAGTTTTACGATTATTTCTTACTGAGTAAGAGGATTTTTAAAGTGtctcctttgctttttcttaaattttggaGTTGCACATCTATAGTTTTCTCTAAATTAATGAATGTTTTACCCAGGCTAGTTATTAATTTGTTAGTGGGCAGTTTTTAAGAGTATATATGTGAAGAGTTTTTGTTTTCACCCACAGTAAGCATTCTCTGTTTGTTACTGGCTCTAGTCTAGAAAGTCCTGGTTGTTCTGTAGGGACTGCAGACTGTAGGTCTGCACCATTCTGCCAGTTTTGTGATGTGTGTTTAAGTATCTCAAGAGAACTGAACTattggtggggtttttgtttgtttgttttaaaggcaGGTGTAAGGATAAATTACTTTCTGGCAGAGCAGTTCAGACTCTCTCCTCAACCAAGTATCCCCTTTTCAGGGTCAGTCCCATCTGAAGTTTCAGCTTTCACTGTCCTGCACAGCCTATCTGGTTTTCCTTGCCTGGTGAAAAATAAGACTTGCAGTTCTGGCTGGTGGAGACAATactttctcttttgtctttgCTAAAGTTAGAACCTCCTTAGAAGCACTGAGGTTGGAATAAACTTgtaaggtcatcaagtccaaccacaAACCCAACAGTGACAAGTCCACCACAAACCatgttcccaagtgccacatctgtgtttgtggtgactccaccactgccctgggtagcctgttccaatgcttgacaatccttttggtgaagaaatgtttcctggtatccaacctaaacctcccctggtgcaacctgaggccgtttcctctggTCTTGTCACTTGTTAGGTGAGAGAAGGGACTGACCCTATCTTGCTACAACCTCCCTTCAAGTAGTTGGGGAGAACAGTAATATGTTCTCTCAATACTTCTTTTAAATGGttgctaaaataataaaatagcaGTGCTATAAACTGTTAAGTAGAATTTCTCATCTTAATACAAGATTTTGCAAGTACGTAAGGGCTAGATGTAACTACTCTGCCACTATTGCTACCTAGAGTAGTCCAGAGGCATGGATTTCTTTAAACATTCTTTATTGCAGTATATAATCTGGTTAATACTGATCAAAAAGGGTTCATTTATatgcattttccttttacaaggtttggtttggttttttttttttttggcaaactGTTCTGAGTAATTAAAAGACAAGAATTAACTGCTGTTGTGTTGCTAGTTGGTAGACTAGCAAAATACCTATTTTAGTGTCAAATGACTTGTAATGATGTAACTAAATACATGTCAGAAGAAGAATCTGTTACAGAAAGGACCTTCTGCCTATGGTTTTATGCCTGATGATACTAAAACCATGCAAAAGTATTCAGGTTgatattttccttccaaaaacCTTCCATGTTGATCTAATGCAGGCCTCTGAGAAGTTGGTCTGTGATGTTCAACACTAGAACCACAGGGATTCTTAAAAACAATTGTACTTTCTCTGCGTCATGGATAAAatagttaattttctttgaaagttgGTTAGAGAatggaaaggctggaagaaaaaagaaattaagacagtttacagattttttttaaaaatggaattcagtatggaagagagaaaaaagaaaaactcagtTCCAGTGTGATCCTGTTTGAATGGGAAGTAATGGCTGTGTCTAAATTACTTGGTAATTCAATGCAGAAGGAACCAGATGAAAGCAGTGAtgtgtctgttttgttttgaatgttttacctgtggctggctctgctctgctcacaaGTTCTCCCAGGATGTCCACATCTCACAGCCTGCTCACAGGTTCAGGTCTGTGTCTGCATTAACATTGCTGAGTGCATGCAAGAGCTGCTGGTTTAGTTGGTTCAGAAGGATCAAGGGTGCAGTTTCCAGGCACTGAAACTGCTtcccaagccaaaccagcccccAGTAAGTGTGGCTGATTAGGGGTTTTAATTCACAACTGTGCTACTGCTCTGaactaaaatattaatttagatCCAGCCAAGAAAGTCTAACAGTCATCATTTGTCCATAATCCATCAGGAATGTGAGAGATTTGAAAGCATATGCCTGTGGGTCAGGCATTTGAGGGTAACAGTTGTCTTACTAAAATGAAGCTGAGCTTATCTGTGAATTATAAACTGATCAGATGCATTTCCTGAGTGCAGTATGCTGGTTTTATGCTTGGTCCAGAATTTCACTGGTCTTATATCAAATGATGCaatgaaattgaaataaatcatcttttggctgcagcaggggaagacAGGAGATGGGAGTAATTCCTTTTGAGTTAAAAGCAGATTATTTCAATTAGCATGAAGGATGTCTAGGAAAATGAGAATTGATATCTTGCAGAGGGGTAGGAAAAACTATGTTTTGCTTGCATTATGGATGTCTGATTTTGAGCAATAGCACTTgacaaagtaaaattaaatcaTTGCTAAAAATCTAATGTAGGTGAAAACTTGTCTGACCAGACTTTCCTACAAAGAACGGGTATAAAGTAATTGACCTGAAATAGTTTATATCTGTATTATCATTTTATGTTTACTAACATACCCTTCTGGAactatttggttttttgtttggagGGGCTTTGTGTTTAACAAgtgcaatttctttctttttttaaatgcagtccTTCCAGGGAAGCCAGGGACGAGCCTACCTCTTCAATTCTGTGTAAGTATGTGGTTATGGTTCTGCACACCACCTGCAGAGTGTAACTTTATACTTCCAAAGTGGAAAACAGTAGGAATTAGTGTAGCTGTACTTTGCCCTGTTCTTTTAAATGCTGGCTTTACTCACCAGCAATAGTTATTAAAGAGCTACTGGGTTGATTCTGGAGCATTCCTTCGCACATATATGAGTTTATCTTGTGCTTTAAGTAATTCTGCTAAGAGCTGAAAGATTAGGGGAGTGTCTTAATGTGAAATTCCTTTTGTGTATGTAATGGTAACTGTGTTGAGTGGGATCTGCCATTCTGAGATACTCCAGAAGTCACAATATATTGAGTGACTGTGAATTTTCTTTAGACAACTCTGGTGTGGTCTAAAGAATTTCCCAGTCTGATAGTTGGATACATTTACAGGTTAATGTTTCAGTAAACCTGGTACATCTTAAATGACCTTGAATATTGCAAATGTGCTAGAGGGAAAAGATCTTTGTGATCTTATCAAGCCTAATATTTGCCATCTTAGGCACGTCCTTCCCTTGATGAAAGGCTCTTTGCATTTGTTAATGGGTGTATTTTGAGTTTTTAATATGCAGGAttgcttttttgtctttatttttcagcagttttttgtgttgcagcattttgaaaaagagATGCAGTTGAGTGTCCTGGTCTATTTTTGACCAGGATAATGGAACTGTAACTGCAAAGGATTTGATTGCAGATCCTTGAAATTCTTTTAATATGTAGTCATTCAGTGGTGACTTGGGATTTCTGCTATAAATCTTATAGTAAGAATCTGGTACTACAACAgcaaaaatagcaaaattttGCTCTTGTTTAAAACTGTCTAAAAACTTGGTTTAGTCTTGCCTCATGTTTTCTGCATAGATTCATTTGTGGAAAAACTGGCTTGATGCAGTACTTCatggggtgttttgttttgaaattgctGTTTGTTCATCAGAGCTTAGTCTGCTGATCTGtagcaaagaaatatttatgagGCTTTTTCCTTGCTGCTATTTTGGAGCTGGTTCTAAATTCAGCTGTTGGTGCTGATTCACTGGTACAGACTTCCATTACAGAGGTCTCAAATTGTTTTTGAAGAAAAGCCTGAAACTGTAGAAGTGTCCAGTTACTGTGTAGTGTTCTGTTCTCTGGAAGCTTAACTATTTAAACTTCCTTTGTCTTTGTTGCTGGGAGTAAGTGGTATCACCAACAGTGACAGCAcagccatttaaaaacaaaaaacaacctccttttttctttctgtccctctgctcagTGTAACAGAGGAAGTTACTTTTGCAGCATTGAATAagttaggctttttttttaactgttttttgtCTGCTGGACAAAAGGCAGGGAACggtaagaaaagaaacactCATGCTGTTAATATAATTTCTCCGTTTTTTTCAGGGTAAATGTGGGCTGTGGTCCAGCAGAGGAGAGAGTTCTTCTGACAGGTTTACATGCTGTAGCAGATATCTATTGTGAAAACTGTAAAACCACTCTTGGATGGAAATATGTAAGTAATAGACTTAAATCCTCGAGAAATGTTTGTATGTTGAAGCACAGATGTTTGAGTTGGCCATTGAGTAGCACCTTTCCTGATAGTTTAGGTGAGTTAGCTCTGGTGCTTTTGTATATATCAGGCTCTAACATAGTCTTGCTTCCTTGCATCTGCAGAAATGCTGTAGCAGATAGTAACTTTATTCTGGACTGCAAATCAAGCATGAGCTATAGGTGCTATTACAgctatttaatatttctttatttggtAATCTTTTTGCAAGACTACCAAGCACACATGCACTAAACCAGGTGGGGGAAATTGTCAAAGTGAGTCTGTAATGTCTTAGATTGCAAAAGTTGgttatacagaaaaaatattgattACAATAAATGGTACTGAGCATATTACACTGTTTACAAATAATGTGGACTCAGTTCTGTTGTTTGAAAATTTACCTGTGCACTTGCAAATGTGTTGCAAGTTTgatgttttgaaaatattagaTTTTTGGTGTTGCATGTAGGATTTTCACTGCTTCAGTGTAGCTTCTGATCTTAGAAGTTTTCCTAATGCATTCCCATGATGAATATAGAGGTTTTGAAGAAGCTTGCACTCCCTCTTTTCATTACTTCTGGGAATAAGGAAATAACACACATAACATTTCCTAACCTTCACttgaaaaagcattaaaattccCTAAGCAGAGAGAGAACATGGACAGTTCCGCAGCAAGATCTGTACAGTAGATCTGGTGATTCCACTTAGGAGAAGttgcttctgtttccttctcagtGCTTTCCAacctctctttcttccctccctccccttaCTTGGTGTAACCAATATGGATTGTTAACTGTAATAGCTCctggtttgtatttttaatgtgagcgtgatgtttaaaatacttaatttcCCAAGCTTAATGCAGTGTTgtcttgatatttttttttttcttccttttcaggaACATGCTTTTGAGAGCAGTCAGAAatacaaagaaggaaaatttatCATTGAACTTGCCCACATGATAAAAGACAATGGCTGGGAGTGAACCACAacgtttttccttctctttggaCTATATTCTGTGGAGCAGGCTTTACAAAGACTAATGCAAAGTAAAGGAAGACCTTGGCTAGAGTGGCCCTGAGAATATCACTGAACTCTGAAACCTCACAAATGAGTAGTGTAGTGTAAGTGGCTATTTCAGGCCATGTTTGCCTTTTCTCCTTGTG
The DNA window shown above is from Corvus hawaiiensis isolate bCorHaw1 chromosome 18, bCorHaw1.pri.cur, whole genome shotgun sequence and carries:
- the YPEL1 gene encoding protein yippee-like 1 — translated: MVKMTKSKTFQAYLPNCHRTYSCIHCRAHLANHDELISKSFQGSQGRAYLFNSVVNVGCGPAEERVLLTGLHAVADIYCENCKTTLGWKYEHAFESSQKYKEGKFIIELAHMIKDNGWE